Proteins from one Lottiidibacillus patelloidae genomic window:
- the ade gene encoding adenine deaminase → MHRQLLRKRIAVASGSELADTVVRNGKIINVFTGNISFGDLAIVDGFFAGIGSFKGHEEIDAKGKYICPTFIDGHVHIESSMATPVEFAKVLLPHGVTSVIADPHEIANVLGTAGIDFMLNASKGIPFDCFFMLPSCVPATPFETSGATLENEDIALYYNHPKVLGLAEVMNAPAVRSNDPKMLEKLLTAQKAGVKIDGHAAGLDIKDINTYMAASIKTDHECISVAEAKERLERGMYVMIREGTVAKNLLDLIPLVNDKNSRRFLFVSDDKHLDDLIKKGSVNYNVALAIKAGLPPVTAIQMASLNVAECFGLSTKGAVAPGYEADFMFFESFDDMNISHVFKSGKLVAINGKVEERCFTNSPKLQKEITNSVNHSCLTEIKLEIPLKNKNANIIEIIPNSLVTNHVIESVKLENGKFTPCKIKDQLKLAVIERHKQTDNIGLGIVKGLQLKSGALATTIAHDSHNLIIAGTNDKDMLLAADEIERIQGGLVVVKGGEILASLALPIAGLMSNEPYEVINEKLNKIHEALSLLEANPTFNPFLTLSFLALPVIPHLKLTDKGLFDVTKFKHIDISVNKES, encoded by the coding sequence TTGCATAGACAATTGTTAAGAAAGCGAATAGCCGTTGCTTCCGGTAGTGAACTTGCAGATACTGTAGTAAGAAATGGGAAAATTATAAATGTATTTACAGGTAACATTTCTTTTGGGGATCTCGCGATTGTCGATGGCTTTTTCGCAGGAATTGGTAGCTTTAAAGGTCATGAGGAAATTGATGCAAAAGGGAAATATATTTGTCCTACTTTCATTGACGGACATGTGCATATTGAATCTAGTATGGCAACACCCGTTGAATTTGCGAAAGTCCTCCTCCCTCATGGCGTTACTTCAGTCATTGCTGATCCCCATGAAATAGCAAACGTGCTCGGAACAGCTGGCATTGACTTCATGTTAAACGCATCAAAGGGAATACCATTTGATTGCTTCTTTATGCTACCGTCATGTGTGCCAGCAACTCCGTTTGAAACTTCAGGTGCAACACTTGAAAATGAAGATATCGCTCTTTATTACAACCACCCAAAAGTATTAGGTCTAGCAGAAGTTATGAATGCCCCTGCTGTTAGATCAAATGACCCAAAAATGCTTGAAAAATTACTAACCGCACAAAAAGCAGGAGTAAAAATTGATGGGCATGCAGCAGGTCTTGATATAAAAGACATAAATACTTACATGGCAGCTTCCATTAAAACAGATCATGAATGCATTTCTGTTGCTGAGGCAAAAGAACGACTGGAACGTGGCATGTATGTGATGATTCGCGAAGGTACTGTAGCCAAAAACCTACTTGACCTTATACCTTTAGTAAACGATAAAAATTCCCGTCGCTTTTTATTTGTTTCTGATGATAAACATTTAGATGATTTAATAAAAAAAGGCAGTGTAAACTATAATGTCGCATTAGCAATAAAAGCTGGCCTTCCCCCTGTTACGGCTATTCAAATGGCTTCTTTAAATGTAGCAGAATGCTTTGGACTATCAACAAAAGGAGCAGTCGCACCAGGTTACGAAGCAGATTTCATGTTTTTTGAGTCTTTTGATGATATGAATATATCCCACGTTTTTAAGAGCGGGAAGTTAGTAGCTATTAATGGAAAAGTCGAAGAGCGTTGTTTTACTAATTCACCTAAATTACAAAAAGAAATTACCAATTCCGTTAATCATTCTTGCTTAACAGAAATTAAGTTAGAAATCCCCTTAAAAAATAAGAACGCTAATATAATAGAGATAATCCCCAACAGCTTAGTGACAAATCATGTCATTGAGTCTGTAAAGTTAGAAAACGGAAAATTCACCCCATGTAAAATTAAAGACCAATTAAAATTAGCAGTTATTGAGCGCCATAAACAAACTGATAATATTGGCTTAGGCATAGTTAAAGGACTACAACTAAAAAGCGGGGCTTTAGCGACAACGATCGCTCATGATTCTCACAACTTAATCATTGCAGGAACAAACGATAAAGATATGCTTCTTGCCGCAGATGAAATCGAGCGGATACAAGGAGGGCTAGTTGTAGTAAAAGGCGGAGAAATATTAGCTTCATTAGCTTTACCTATCGCAGGACTTATGTCGAATGAACCTTACGAAGTCATAAATGAAAAGCTAAACAAAATCCACGAAGCACTGTCTTTATTAGAAGCAAATCCAACATTTAATCCATTTTTAACCCTTTCATTTCTAGCTTTGCCTGTTATTCCCCATTTAAAATTAACTGATAAAGGATTATTTGATGTTACAAAGTTTAAACATATTGATATTAGTGTTAATAAGGAAAGTTGA
- the cas2 gene encoding CRISPR-associated endonuclease Cas2, translated as MALNKEPRKYYLICYDICESKKRTKLAKKLKDFGVRVQKSVFEAFLTEDKYKEMVELVSPFATENDSIRIYPLTNSSYNSKTIVGNQYNYLPLKDIII; from the coding sequence ATGGCATTAAACAAGGAGCCGAGAAAGTATTACCTTATTTGTTATGACATTTGTGAATCTAAGAAAAGAACAAAATTGGCAAAAAAACTTAAGGATTTTGGTGTTAGAGTACAGAAAAGCGTATTTGAGGCGTTTTTAACGGAAGATAAATACAAAGAAATGGTAGAATTAGTTTCACCTTTTGCAACTGAAAATGATTCTATTAGGATATATCCTCTCACGAATTCCAGCTATAATAGTAAGACTATTGTTGGAAACCAATACAATTATTTGCCATTAAAGGACATAATAATATAG
- the cas1 gene encoding CRISPR-associated endonuclease Cas1, whose product MSTIFVTEQGALLKKSGRRILITKDKKVILERHFSDVARILLFGNIQLSTQLISSVLQEGIDVSFFSMFGKYKGRLVGQNSKNIYTKLSQLTYWNDKEFSLSLAKETIAYKILGQQKVLMKRRNGINITDSPIADSIKKLQKYREEVFKQTDLSKLRGVEGISSKNYFSCWDYILPEEFPFEKRSRRPALNEVNSVLNFSYTLLLNEITGILNSYGFDVLFGYYHSLKYGRISLTLDVMELFRPILIDQWVIQMFRERKLTKNIFSNNEENGIRFTNEGLKMFLAQYQKWINQIEANKLIEIYVKGLEKSYMEGKVDGIKQGAEKVLPYLL is encoded by the coding sequence TTGAGTACAATTTTTGTAACTGAACAAGGGGCTCTCCTGAAGAAAAGTGGTAGAAGAATACTCATCACTAAGGATAAAAAAGTAATACTTGAAAGACACTTTTCGGATGTAGCAAGAATATTACTATTTGGTAATATTCAATTATCTACTCAACTAATTTCATCTGTGTTACAAGAAGGCATTGATGTCTCATTCTTTAGTATGTTTGGTAAATATAAAGGCAGGTTAGTTGGACAAAACAGTAAAAATATCTATACAAAACTTTCTCAGTTAACTTATTGGAATGATAAAGAGTTTTCGCTATCGCTTGCAAAGGAAACGATAGCATATAAAATTTTAGGGCAACAAAAAGTATTAATGAAAAGAAGAAATGGTATTAATATCACAGATTCTCCTATTGCAGATAGTATAAAAAAACTTCAAAAGTATAGGGAAGAAGTATTTAAGCAAACTGATTTATCAAAATTACGAGGAGTAGAAGGAATATCCTCTAAGAATTATTTTTCTTGTTGGGACTATATTTTACCTGAGGAATTCCCTTTTGAGAAGAGATCTAGGCGACCTGCATTAAATGAAGTTAATAGTGTTCTTAATTTTTCTTATACATTATTATTAAACGAAATTACAGGTATTTTAAACTCTTACGGATTTGATGTTCTCTTCGGCTATTATCATAGTTTAAAATATGGCAGGATAAGTTTAACATTGGATGTAATGGAATTATTTAGACCGATATTAATTGATCAATGGGTAATTCAAATGTTTAGAGAAAGAAAATTAACAAAGAACATATTTTCTAATAATGAAGAAAATGGCATCCGGTTTACTAATGAAGGATTAAAAATGTTCCTTGCTCAATATCAAAAGTGGATAAACCAAATTGAAGCAAACAAGTTAATAGAAATTTATGTGAAAGGATTAGAAAAATCTTATATGGAGGGTAAAGTGGATGGCATTAAACAAGGAGCCGAGAAAGTATTACCTTATTTGTTATGA